The sequence below is a genomic window from Streptomyces sp. B21-105.
ACTTGCCGAGGACGGCCGCGGAGGCGCTGGCCGGGTCCGGGAGTTCGAGGAGCAGATGGCCGCCGGGGCGCAGGGCCGTCACCGCCGCGGCGAGCTCCTGCCTCGGGTCCCGGGTGTGTTCCAGGTGGTGGAGCATGCTGACGACGTCGTAGCGGCCGCGCAGCCGGGACAGCGTCTCGGGGTTCGTCAGCCGTCCCATGTGGGCCTCGTCGAGCCGCCCGGCCGCGTGCGCCCACCGGACTGCGGGGGCCGGGTCCACGCCGTCGAACGCCGTGTAGGCGAACAGTTCCTTCGCTGCCTCCGGGAAGGCCGCGTCTCCCGTCCCGACGTCCAGCCAGCTCTCCGGCTCGGGAGTGAAGGGCAGCATGGTCCGGGCCGTCGCCCGCAGGCGTCCACGGGTGGTCCGCCGGTGGTCCTCCCGCGCGGCGTAGAGCTCCAGCCCCTCGGCGGTCAGACACGGGTTCTGGAAGGCGTGCCGGCAGTCCCGGCACTCGTCGACCACGAACGTGCCCGGTCTGCGGTGGCGCAGGTCCGTTGCGCGCAGCCGGGTGCGCAGGCTCTCCGAGCCGCACCAGGGGCAGTCGT
It includes:
- a CDS encoding class I SAM-dependent methyltransferase; protein product: MSLTCLVRLAHVVRLALPEPLMPPRPPRPVHEPRRDDCPWCGSESLRTRLRATDLRHRRPGTFVVDECRDCRHAFQNPCLTAEGLELYAAREDHRRTTRGRLRATARTMLPFTPEPESWLDVGTGDAAFPEAAKELFAYTAFDGVDPAPAVRWAHAAGRLDEAHMGRLTNPETLSRLRGRYDVVSMLHHLEHTRDPRQELAAAVTALRPGGHLLLELPDPASASAAVLGKWWPAHDQPRHLHLIPQANLRAELEARGCEIVVADRRSPHAPGDLAAAASLCLRRTRLRGAAGPLTALAAVLDHLLAPALRRTRFSNAYRIVARRT